The Phaeodactylum tricornutum CCAP 1055/1 chromosome 8, whole genome shotgun sequence DNA segment CTTGGATCGTTTGACGTTCCAGCAAGGCCGACGCCAACGATTGCCCTAAGAATCCACCGCCCCCGGTAATGATCACTATCGCTTGCGCTTTGTTTTCGCTCGCAGAATTTAAGGACGCCATGGTAACGAAGCAAGATAATGGTGGTTGACAGATACTGCCATGCAGCAACGAATCGGAGTACATTGGTCGATCTTTCGAGAAAACACCCATCAAATCGACTGCTGGACACTCTATCGTTTTGATTCCAAACCAGTTCTATAGGGATATATTTGGAAAGATTAGCTCCTTCACGCTAAGGGATGGGATTATTCGAGTCACGGATAAAAGGGAGTGACGTATGCTTCCATGTCGACGGACAGGAGCGCTCGTCACAATCACTTTCCGTCGTTTTCTCACTCCTGGCGGTCGACAATGGAAATTGAGATCAGACGCCGAACTTGTGGAGCTCAAACATTGGGGTTCCGTGCATTTATTAAATTTCCCTTTATTCTTTTTTTTGCATAAACTCAGACATTTTCAGAGTATTAGACGAGAATGAACAACGATGCTGGTACTCGCGTTGCCTGCGAAAAAAATCCACCAAAATGTTTGGGATTGGCCATTGTTGGTTGCGGACAAATTGTGACGCATCACTTGGAGGCCTTATCGGCGAAGATTGGGAGCGAGACAGTGATAGTACGAGCTTTGTGTGATCCTTCCGTTGATCGACGAACGATAATACGAGAGTTGCCGTTTGTCAGGGCACACCGGGCTCATTCTGCAGTAACGGAAAGCAGCATTGTGGAATGCAACAGTCTTGAGGAACTCATCACAAGGCATCGAGACTTACTTGACGAAAGAATTGATATTATTTTTATTGCCGTACCCCACGATTTGCACGAATCGTTGGCAAATCTGGCCGTCCGAGAAACGAAGGCTACAGTTGTTATGGAAAAACCTTTGGCGCCGACACGATGCGCCTGTGAGCGACTCGTGCAGCTTTCATCTAAGAACAAAGGACGTCTTTATATTGCCGAACAATCGCCGTACTGGCAGGAAGTTGTCAAAGCTAAATTGTTGATATCTCAGGGCGCAATTGGTACTGTGGTTTCTGCGTCATCCTATTATTATGAATCAATGAGAGATAATTTAACTAGTGGTAGCGTTGAGGCCACCGGTGGACTTGGATGGCGCGGCTCGCTTGCCAGAGCTGGCGGCGGTATTGCTATGGATGGAGGCTTACATTGGCTACGACCGATTCGAGAGTTGTGTGGAAATATTACCAACGTTGTTGGTATTATTCGTCCGCATTTGGCTCCTCAACTGGAAATGGAAGGCGAAGCACTGGGACACGCCTTGTTGGAAATTGATACGCTCAATCGTCCTTATTTGCAACAACCAGACGGGTCTGGGCCATTGACAGCGACGTACAGTTGCAACATGCTAGCAACCGCACCCATGGCACACGACAGCTGTCCCTACATTCGAATTACAGGGAATGGAGGTGAGTTGATAATTCACGGTACTGGGTTAGCCAAGGCGAAACCGGGTGCGGGTGGGCTTCGGCTATACAACCCCACCCATCCTGCGGGCGCTGAACAATTCCCCAACGATCGGATTGGAGGATTTTTCCTCGGGTTTACTGGATTGTGGGCAGAGATTTTTCGGATCATGGACCACCAAGACTCCAACGCCGCACACGAATCAGTAGTTCAAGCGGCCGCCGACGTTCGAGTGGTGCTGGCCTTGTACAGAAGTGCAAGAACTCGGCAATGGGAGAAGCCATGACATAAGACATGCATGTTTGAAAATAATATTCGTGTTTCTCGCTTTCCCGGAAAATCATCGCTTTTTGAAAAACGAAATTTAAAAAATGTAGCCTCGGCTTCTGGTGCTAGATCAatcctaacagtaaagctACAGGATGAAAATATTTTTCTACTTACAGAAaaacgacatgaaaaaatcgctatttcggccgaatctgaaaatttaCCTCGAGACGGGggaagcttgacgggttggaagcagctcatccatgccagcgcgatacctccgctatatcatacacagagcatacaccgagcattggattattttctaattgctatTTTTACTTAACAGCCATTTCGCGGTCAATCTAAAGTACTTAaaaattttcagattcggccgaaacAGCgatttttcatgtcgttcagaccgaaatagcgattttcGTCTTGCATTTACATTCATTGAAGTGCGCACGATCGGTTCTTGGAACGATGGAATTTGGAAAGTTCTCCTTAAGGTGCTCAGGCAAGGTTCGAGCCTTTATTCAGAAGCTACTATACGAATCGCTTGGATATCCTCTTCTTCCCCAGAAAAGATATCAGCGACTGTAGAGTAGTCCAAAACGCCTTGCTGCGAAGGGCTAGACCTACGGGGGAGCACAGCTTTGGGTGCTCTCCTCAAATTTTGAAACTTGATCATTGTCCTCAAACGATGGGCGCGCCAACCCTTTTGAATGACAAAGCATGCGTCTTGTACCAGTCGTGTTAAACGTACCATGTAATAGTAATCGTGCCATATAGCTTGGACTGTTCGAACTCCATGAAGCACTTTCCGATACCTACAGACGGACAAATGACAGCGAATGGTCGCTTGGGCTTTTGCAACCAATTTTATTCGGTTCGTACGATGACTGAAAGCCGTCTGGATTGTTCGCACTGCCTGTAAACTTGCCAGAAACTTACGTCTTGCAAGTTTCCTCCGTATCATTGTTTGAATCATCCGACAAGAATCGTTTAGGATTACCTCCAATCGCAGCAGGCTCTGAAAACAGCGCCAGACTCCTTGTATGGTTCGACTTGCCTCCTTTGCTGTACGAAAATGATAGATTGCAACATGGCGACGGGTGGCTCTTTGTAGTACAGTTGCGGACCTTTTGCGAAGAGAGTAGCGCCGCCAACTCAATTGGATTTTCCAACAAGAATACGTTAAGGCACGAACCCTGAGGACCGATACGAAGCGTCGGCAAGTAGACTGCAAAATTTTTGCAGACCGTTGACGCAGCATGTATTGAAGCCAGACTAACTGGATCGTCCAGCAAGCATACAATTCCGATTTAAAGAGGCATGCTGTAGCATACCTGCGATAGGCATTTTGCACCACAATCGCTGATCGTTGGCATATTATTCGGTGATGCCAGTGCCATTGAATAATTCGGCAAGCACGGAGCGCTGCACAGAGAAGTTGGACCGAAGAATACCGACGACACGCTGCTTGAATTACTACAGCTGATCGCTGTCTTTCGATGTAGCGACGATATGCTGATTGAACAGTGCAGCAGGCTTGAATAGCCACGCCAAGGGAACTCGAGGCAAGATATCGGCGAGCAACAGTTTGCACTGATAGAATCGATTGTAGAATCTGGCGATACATGTTCGTTACATACCATCCGCGAAAAATACGCTGCACAACAATGGCCGCATTGCGATGGCGGGTGTTTAAGTCATCGCCAAAAGAGAGTCGAATGAGAAAGCGACGAATTGCGACTTGAAGTTGAATGCTACGACTGAATCGCAGAATGCGCCGAGCCGCAACTGCTTTCCGATAAGTGCGGACTGACGACTCGCGGCGTATAGCTGCTTGCATCCTGACTGTATTTCGAACAAGTCGTTGAAATTTCCACTTCAATGCCCATCCAAGAATTGCTTGCCATACCATTCTAGTAGCTGTAAGACGACGCGTGGCCAAGTCGTGCCCCATCGACTGACGGAATCGCATACGACGAACGAGTCGCTGCATCCAAACCCGTCGCAAGAAGTGCTGAATTTTCCAGGATGCCATTGCCTTTCGTTCTCCGCTGACCCCTTCGCAGATCCGGTCGTTCATGCGCCCCATGGTCTCTTTTAGCAGACGATCTCTGTACATACACTGTATGCGACGAACGGAGTGCATTACCTGGCGATACTTCAAGCGCTCCATGGTACCGCGAATGTGTGCTTGAAGGCGAAGAAGTGCTCTACCACCCACTGCAATTCTTTTCCGTTCATTAAAATTACACCAGGTCGCCTGAATCTTTAAGGCACTTTGATAGACTAGCACCTCTCTAGCGAATTCAGCTCTCTCTTTGGTTTTTGCAATGTATGATTCGAAGCACAAAAATGCATCGATTTTTCTTTCCGCTTTCTCCACGACTCGCCGGAACTGCTGGACAGCCGCTAACAAAGCGAGATTCCGTTTTTGGTAAAGAGAGCGAAATGCGAGGTTATTTCCTTTCTGCGACCGCTGGACAACCGCTCGACGGTCTGGACTCGATGGAAGCCCCATTCGAAGAAAAGATTCGTTCATCAAATCGCACACAGCCTGTTTGACACGGGCTCGAACTATACAACCTCGAAGAAAACGCTGGATTTGGGAGGCAGCATTTGTGCGCTTGATGCGAAGCTTGAGAAGGTAACCGTTTAACCGTTCTTCTGGAAGGAAGTTGGAGAGTGTCGTAGAGGCCGCTTTTTCTGAGTCTTTCGTCTTGCCATGCCCAAAAATACGCCGCAAGCGCATTGCCtcttcaatttcgtcgagaatATCACGGCTGTTACCCCAAACATCTTGTTCGTGAGAGTAGAAGCTACTTTCCTCGCTGGTAGTAAAACTAGCCTCTTCATCCGCACTGGTAAAATCGACATCAGTTTTATCGTCATCCTCGCCGCTTGAGTCTTCGGATATCGAAAATCTAGGATCGATACTGGCGGGTCGATTTTCCCTCCGACCACTAGGCTTGGACGAATTGTCACGACGAGCAGACAATGCTTGAATCTGAGATGGCTGTGTCTTCATGAAGATAGGCAAGGGATTTTCTTGCATTTGATCGAGAGCCTCGTTCTGCAACACATCACTGAATTGCGTCGCTTGCGTTTTCGCACCCATTGCTATCTTTGAGGATAATGCAACTTGACTTACTCTACCGTGCAAGTTGATCCCTTGTGTATTATCTCTAGCTTCATTTCGGTGGCTGGCTTCTTTGGATAGACCCGAGAATGCCTCGTTCAAAGCGTGCTGCTCGATTTGCCCTTTTTGAGCTCTTTTCACAGTTACATTTCTCGGCGCTGGTGAGGTTAGGCGTTTTATTATGATACGGCGACCTCCAAAGCGCCTAGTCGTCAAGTTTGTTGGACTTGTGAACGCCAAAGCGGCGTTCACCTGCACCTCCGGACCGTAGTCGCTCATACTATCAGCAGTAGATGTTCCCGTTGTGGAGTTTTTCCGACAGTGATTTGTGGCGTGTTCCGTGAGAACTTGTGAGAAAGATAGATCCAAAAGGGGTTGGTGGGATTCATCGGTTGGAATGAAGCTCCCGTTGAACTTCTCAACGGATAGCAACTTATAAATATGAATAGACCACCTAGTTTGTAGCACCGGCTCTGCGACTCCATTGTATATTAATTATCCGCCTAGTTGAATATTTTTGTTAAAAGCCAAAGCTTTGGCGAGATATCGTTTATTGCAGCTAATGCAAAACTGATTACACCTAGCTAGATTCTTTGCAGTTATTATCGATTTTTCTTTACTATTTCGTTTGGTTATACTTTGGTCACTACTATCATTCGATTTGATTTACATGTCAATGAGATCTGTCTACAATCCATAGTTCCAGAGCACCGTATTTTTTTGACTCAATGCTGCGTATTGCCATGATCTCTTCGTCTTAACAACCAGAAGGAACGAAGGAAACCCCTCTGCGATGCAAGGAAAAGGAGCACCGAGCCATCATTCTCCTTCCTAACAAGGGGCATTGTGTAGAGGGCACATCTTACTTCGCTTTTTCCAGCAGGCGATGCTGGACATCAGGTTGCAAACGGTATTTTCCCCAACGACTTTGAATCAATTGGCACGCATTTTCAATCAAATATATCACTGATAGTAACCTTGCTAAAAAATTAAGGCAAAATGGCCACGCAGAAGCATACCATTTCGGCGCTGCTCGCCAGCGTTTTCCAGTCAAACAAAATGAGGTCGACTCTGAATATTTCCTACAATAACGCCAAAGGAATTGGATGGTTCCATTTGCAGAGACTGCGTCTTGGAGTCGTTGCATAGCGGCCTT contains these protein-coding regions:
- a CDS encoding predicted protein gives rise to the protein MNNDAGTRVACEKNPPKCLGLAIVGCGQIVTHHLEALSAKIGSETVIVRALCDPSVDRRTIIRELPFVRAHRAHSAVTESSIVECNSLEELITRHRDLLDERIDIIFIAVPHDLHESLANLAVRETKATVVMEKPLAPTRCACERLVQLSSKNKGRLYIAEQSPYWQEVVKAKLLISQGAIGTVVSASSYYYESMRDNLTSGSVEATGGLGWRGSLARAGGGIAMDGGLHWLRPIRELCGNITNVVGIIRPHLAPQLEMEGEALGHALLEIDTLNRPYLQQPDGSGPLTATYSCNMLATAPMAHDSCPYIRITGNGGELIIHGTGLAKAKPGAGGLRLYNPTHPAGAEQFPNDRIGGFFLGFTGLWAEIFRIMDHQDSNAAHESVVQAAADVRVVLALYRSARTRQWEKP
- a CDS encoding predicted protein, producing MSDYGPEVQVNAALAFTSPTNLTTRRFGGRRIIIKRLTSPAPRNVTVKRAQKGQIEQHALNEAFSGLSKEASHRNEARDNTQGINLHGRVSQVALSSKIAMGAKTQATQFSDVLQNEALDQMQENPLPIFMKTQPSQIQALSARRDNSSKPSGRRENRPASIDPRFSISEDSSGEDDDKTDVDFTSADEEASFTTSEESSFYSHEQDVWGNSRDILDEIEEAMRLRRIFGHGKTKDSEKAASTTLSNFLPEERLNGYLLKLRIKRTNAASQIQRFLRGCIVRARVKQAVCDLMNESFLRMGLPSSPDRRAVVQRSQKGNNLAFRSLYQKRNLALLAAVQQFRRVVEKAERKIDAFLCFESYIAKTKERAEFAREVLVYQSALKIQATWCNFNERKRIAVGGRALLRLQAHIRGTMERLKYRQVMHSVRRIQCMYRDRLLKETMGRMNDRICEGVSGERKAMASWKIQHFLRRVWMQRLVRRMRFRQSMGHDLATRRLTATRMVWQAILGWALKWKFQRLVRNTVRMQAAIRRESSVRTYRKAVAARRILRFSRSIQLQVAIRRFLIRLSFGDDLNTRHRNAAIVVQRIFRGWYVTNMYRQILQSILSVQTVARRYLASSSLGVAIQACCTVQSAYRRYIERQRSAVVIQAACRRYSSVQLLCAALRACRIIQWHWHHRIICQRSAIVVQNAYRSLASIHAASTVCKNFAVYLPTLRIGPQGSCLNVFLLENPIELAALLSSQKVRNCTTKSHPSPCCNLSFSYSKGGKSNHTRSLALFSEPAAIGGNPKRFLSDDSNNDTEETCKTYRKVLHGVRTVQAIWHDYYYMGWRAHRLRTMIKFQNLRRAPKAVLPRRSSPSQQGVLDYSTVADIFSGEEEDIQAIRIVASE